The region GTTTCTCCCAGAACGACTCCTTGGCGAATACCGCCTCCGGCAAGGGCAACGCTAAACCCATGAGGCCAATGATCGCGGCCGGCGGCTGGATTGATTTTCGGAGTACGCCCGAACTCACCACCACACAGCACGATGGTATCTTCAAACAAGTCACGCACTTTCAAGTGATGAATCGTTGCACTGAAAGCGGTATCGAGATCGGCGGCGCGATTTGACTGCAACTCGTGATTGTTGGCATGGGTGTCCCAGCCGGACAACGTAACTTGAACGCAACGAACGCCAGTTTCGATCAATTGGGTCGCGCACAAACAGCCCCGCCCGAATCCGGTATCACCGAACTGTTCTTTAATCGATTCCGGGACGTCGTCGACGTTGAATGCGTTGATCTGTTCGGAAGTCATCATCGTGGTCGCGCGATCGACCGTCTCTCTGTGAAGCGTTTTGTCTGTTTCCAGATCACGCCGGCGTCCGCGTGCGAAGCTTGATTCCAAGATATCGAGGTCGTTCAAACGTGCTTGAAATCGTTCTTCCGAAACTCGCTTAGGAAGGTCAGGCAACTGGCCACGCGGATCGTACATTTTGAAAGCATCGTACTTGTTGCCAAGAAAGCCCCCGCGCGGGGAAAACTCTGACGGAAAGATCGACACATGCCGAGGAATTTCGACGCCTGACGTTGAGAGTTCATGGCATAAGATCGCACCTACGGATGGATGAATCAGCGTCGGATCTGGGCGATAGCCAGTTTGCATGTTGTAAGTGGCACGTTCATGATCTCCTTCTTT is a window of Bremerella sp. TYQ1 DNA encoding:
- a CDS encoding DUF1501 domain-containing protein is translated as MKRFQTMLGPEGCGTAGHFSRRTLLQAGAGLAWLTPLSQALAASADGSKRTRRPKSVIVLWMQGGPSQLETWDPHPGKMIGGDAKGINTSVKGVQLAASMPKTAELLDQISLLRCVTSKEGDHERATYNMQTGYRPDPTLIHPSVGAILCHELSTSGVEIPRHVSIFPSEFSPRGGFLGNKYDAFKMYDPRGQLPDLPKRVSEERFQARLNDLDILESSFARGRRRDLETDKTLHRETVDRATTMMTSEQINAFNVDDVPESIKEQFGDTGFGRGCLCATQLIETGVRCVQVTLSGWDTHANNHELQSNRAADLDTAFSATIHHLKVRDLFEDTIVLCGGEFGRTPKINPAAGRDHWPHGFSVALAGGGIRQGVVLGETSPEGEKVTADTKHAVGVADIHATIHSALGIDFEKDYQTPIGRPMAICEGTPIHEIVADA